The Streptomyces sp. NBC_00224 genome contains the following window.
ATGCGGCACGGAGATATTGTGGGGCCAACTGGCGTTCGGGGCAGCATGGTTGACGGAATGCGCCGAGGGAGCCGTTGCCGCCGTCAGCCCACTGTCCGGCCGTTCTCCAGCTCCGCCGCGCCCGCCCCCGCCGTGAGCACGTCGAGCGCGGCGAGCACCCGATGGCCCAGCTGGCCCGGCAGATACGCGGTGATCTCCTCGCGCGGGACCAGCCGCCAGTCGAGCAGCTCCTCCTCCTGGAGGCGGATCGCCTTCAGCCGCTCCTCGGTGAGGACGCCGCCGTCGTACACGTACGCGGCGATCGGGGGCCGGTCCGGGCCCGGCACCCAGTCGACCGCGAGCAGGCGTCCGGGGCTCAGGTCCAGACCGATCTCCTCCAGCGTCTCGCGCCGGGCCGCCTGGCGGGGGGTCTCGCCCTGGTCGGACTCGATGGTGCCGCCGGGGAGGGCCCAGCCGTCACGGTAGTTGGGCTGGACGAGCAGTACGTGGCCCCGGTCGTCGCGGATGAGGGTGGCTGCGCCGGCGAGGATGCGGGGGAGGGCGGCGATGTACTTTGCGTAGTCGTCGGTGGTCACGCGTGACAGGGTAGGTGCGGTTGTTCGGCCGCGGGTTGTCTGTGGCCGGTCGCTCGGTTCCCCGCGCCCACGCGGCGGGGCCGCACCATGCCACAGCCCCGCGCCCGTCATCCTTCCGGGGTACCCGACGGTGTGCCGGAACCGCCTTCACCCGTACGGTACTTGGCCGTACGGCGACCCTGC
Protein-coding sequences here:
- a CDS encoding NUDIX domain-containing protein, whose translation is MTTDDYAKYIAALPRILAGAATLIRDDRGHVLLVQPNYRDGWALPGGTIESDQGETPRQAARRETLEEIGLDLSPGRLLAVDWVPGPDRPPIAAYVYDGGVLTEERLKAIRLQEEELLDWRLVPREEITAYLPGQLGHRVLAALDVLTAGAGAAELENGRTVG